The proteins below come from a single Dinghuibacter silviterrae genomic window:
- a CDS encoding DNA-3-methyladenine glycosylase family protein produces MQSKRPPYLLHLAQDKRLGPLLEGIEPVVIAPQEEVWLHLTGAIMSQQLSTRVASVIRGRFTGLYGGNPSPERVLETPSPTLRAIGLSNAKVTYVQNIARFALEEGLSFGKLQEMEDEGVIDYLTQIKGVGRWTAEMMLMFSLGREDVFAVDDLGIQQAMMRIYRLKNGDKRTLREKMLKISGKWSPYRTYACLHLWRLKDFAPGP; encoded by the coding sequence ATGCAATCCAAACGCCCCCCGTACCTCCTCCATCTTGCCCAGGATAAGCGCCTGGGGCCCCTTTTGGAGGGTATAGAACCCGTGGTGATAGCGCCCCAGGAAGAGGTTTGGCTGCACCTAACGGGGGCGATCATGTCCCAACAGCTGTCGACCCGGGTTGCTTCGGTTATACGGGGGCGTTTTACCGGGCTGTACGGCGGAAACCCCTCACCGGAGCGGGTTTTGGAGACTCCGTCGCCCACGCTGAGGGCAATCGGCCTGTCCAACGCCAAGGTGACCTACGTGCAGAATATCGCCCGGTTTGCGCTGGAAGAAGGGCTATCCTTCGGGAAGCTGCAGGAGATGGAAGACGAAGGTGTAATCGATTACCTAACCCAGATCAAGGGGGTGGGACGCTGGACGGCGGAGATGATGCTGATGTTTTCCCTCGGACGGGAAGACGTGTTTGCGGTGGACGACCTGGGCATACAGCAGGCGATGATGCGGATCTACCGGTTGAAGAACGGGGACAAGCGGACGCTCCGGGAGAAAATGCTCAAGATCTCGGGGAAATGGAGTCCGTATCGCACGTACGCGTGTCTGCACCTGTGGCGACTAAAAGACTTTGCTCCAGGCCCTTAA
- a CDS encoding endonuclease/exonuclease/phosphatase family protein, translating into MRALLILANSLVVILLLLVGLIPHVDPRHWWPLGFLALGFPWLLLLTLLFLLFWLIRRRYRWTLISLVGIILSLGPIRAFMSFHIDTHAGDPKPANMLKVMSWNVHLFNFFDNKKNPTVKQDMIELIHKEDPDIACFQEFFFCDTLAHPYSIQSFRHALGFPYYAVAYEWYADSRYNNTIYHYGVIIFSKYPILQQTNIIGKERKYNDVFEYADIVTPLDTFRVFNVHLQSLHFDKRDYAFLDNPSLSEGDSAKRQSRNILGKIKSGLLRRADQADVVHEVIEHSPNPVIVCGDFNDVPNSYAYATIHDGLKDAFREKGSGWSRTFSQISPTLRIDYILFDPSYNAFQYSCTPRVLSDHFPITATIYDPGNENPEEDHLPVK; encoded by the coding sequence ATGCGCGCGCTCCTGATCCTTGCCAATAGCCTGGTGGTCATCCTCCTGCTCTTGGTAGGTCTCATTCCCCACGTAGATCCCAGGCACTGGTGGCCGTTGGGATTCCTGGCACTCGGGTTCCCCTGGTTGTTGCTGTTGACCCTTCTTTTTCTCCTCTTCTGGCTGATCCGCCGCCGGTACCGCTGGACCCTTATTTCGCTGGTGGGCATCATTCTGTCGCTGGGACCGATCCGGGCGTTTATGTCGTTCCACATCGACACACACGCCGGTGACCCGAAGCCGGCGAACATGCTCAAGGTGATGAGCTGGAACGTGCACCTGTTCAACTTCTTCGACAACAAAAAAAATCCTACGGTCAAACAGGACATGATCGAGCTCATCCACAAGGAAGACCCGGACATCGCCTGTTTCCAGGAATTCTTTTTTTGCGATACCCTCGCCCATCCTTACTCCATACAGAGCTTCCGCCACGCCCTCGGTTTTCCGTACTATGCGGTGGCTTACGAATGGTACGCAGACAGCCGTTACAACAACACGATCTATCACTACGGGGTGATTATTTTTTCCAAATACCCCATCCTGCAGCAGACGAATATTATCGGCAAGGAAAGAAAGTACAACGACGTCTTTGAATACGCGGACATCGTGACGCCCCTGGACACCTTCCGGGTCTTTAACGTACACCTGCAGTCGCTGCACTTTGATAAAAGGGACTACGCCTTCCTGGACAACCCTTCGCTTTCAGAAGGAGACAGCGCCAAACGGCAATCCCGGAATATCCTGGGCAAAATCAAGTCGGGCCTTCTCCGGCGCGCGGACCAGGCGGACGTGGTGCACGAGGTGATCGAGCACAGCCCCAACCCCGTGATCGTCTGCGGCGACTTTAACGACGTCCCGAATTCCTACGCCTACGCCACCATCCACGACGGCCTCAAAGACGCGTTTCGCGAAAAGGGCAGCGGCTGGAGCCGTACCTTCTCCCAAATATCCCCCACGCTCCGCATCGACTACATCCTCTTCGACCCCTCCTACAACGCCTTCCAATATTCCTGCACCCCCCGCGTCCTCAGCGATCACTTCCCCATCACCGCCACGATCTACGATCCTGGGAACGAGAACCCCGAGGAAGATCACCTTCCGGTTAAATAA
- a CDS encoding UDP-2,3-diacylglucosamine diphosphatase has translation MKKHYKTIVLSDLHLGIKNSRVKEVVEFLKGHTCDTLILNGDIIDGWQLKKSGSWKSKHTKFFKLIMKWLAKNDTKVIYLRGNHDDFLDEVLPFSLGNFSIKKHHILRSGDAKYYVVHGDIFDTVTTKLKWLAKLGDIGYTLLLWLNRHYNNYRVKKGLPYYSLSQVVKQKVKQAVNFISDFEEQLAEVAKANRCQGVICGHIHQPANKMIGNIHYLNSGDWVETMSALVEDDHGHWEVVYYADWVKAQTPVTAPETNVAPQEAWVLQPA, from the coding sequence GTGAAAAAGCATTACAAGACTATCGTACTATCCGACCTCCACCTGGGTATTAAGAATTCGAGGGTCAAGGAAGTGGTGGAATTCCTCAAAGGACATACCTGCGACACCCTGATCTTAAACGGCGACATCATAGACGGCTGGCAGCTCAAGAAATCCGGTAGCTGGAAAAGCAAGCACACCAAGTTTTTCAAGCTGATCATGAAATGGCTGGCCAAAAACGATACCAAGGTCATCTACCTCCGGGGCAACCACGACGACTTTCTGGACGAGGTCCTGCCTTTTTCTCTCGGTAACTTCAGCATCAAGAAACACCATATCCTCCGCAGCGGCGACGCCAAGTACTATGTCGTCCACGGAGACATTTTCGATACCGTCACCACCAAGCTCAAGTGGCTGGCAAAACTCGGGGACATCGGCTACACCCTGCTCCTGTGGCTGAACCGTCACTACAACAACTACCGCGTAAAGAAAGGGTTGCCCTATTATTCGCTTTCCCAGGTTGTCAAGCAAAAGGTCAAACAGGCGGTCAACTTCATCTCCGATTTCGAGGAACAACTGGCCGAAGTCGCCAAGGCCAACCGTTGCCAGGGCGTGATTTGCGGTCATATTCACCAGCCCGCCAATAAAATGATCGGGAATATTCACTATCTTAACTCCGGCGACTGGGTCGAAACCATGAGTGCGCTTGTGGAAGACGACCATGGCCATTGGGAAGTGGTATATTATGCCGACTGGGTCAAGGCCCAGACTCCTGTCACCGCCCCTGAAACCAACGTCGCTCCCCAAGAGGCTTGGGTTTTACAGCCCGCGTAA
- the cysS gene encoding cysteine--tRNA ligase — translation MADLKVYNSLTRQKEVFVPLIPGRVGMYVCGPTVSGESHLGHARPFITFDVVYRYLMHLGYAVRYVRNITDAGHFEEEGREAEDKISKKAVLEKLQPMELVQKYTNLFHWAMRRFGNLDPSIEPTATGHIVEQIDMIEQIISAGYAYVVNGSVYFDVEKYNAYYKEQGQPYGILSGRILEDLEESGRDLDNQDEKRNKVDFALWKSAPPEHIMRWSSPWGEGFPGWHIECSAMSTKYLGGRFDIHGGGMDLQFPHHECEIAQSTVCNHELPARYWIHNNMITINGRKMGKSYNNVIKLTELFSGNHPLLEQAYSPMTIRFFILQTHYRSTLDFGNEALKAADKGLRRLWEAYDVLKRLPVFTGTGTSDLDTKVGGLLDGMDEFMNDDLNTAKVLANLFELVPVINGIRDRHIGAGTLNADTHGRLQRYFKAYLEDIFGLQDEKTGNNQVLDGVLELLIELRKEARTKKDYATSDKIRNQLLELGVLLKDEKDGSVSITFS, via the coding sequence ATGGCAGATTTGAAGGTTTATAACTCTCTGACACGGCAAAAGGAAGTATTCGTGCCCCTGATTCCCGGGCGGGTGGGGATGTATGTTTGCGGACCGACGGTGAGCGGGGAATCGCACCTGGGACACGCCAGGCCGTTTATTACGTTTGACGTGGTTTATAGGTACCTGATGCACCTGGGGTATGCGGTGCGGTATGTGCGCAACATCACGGATGCGGGGCATTTCGAGGAAGAAGGACGGGAAGCGGAGGACAAGATCTCCAAAAAGGCGGTCCTGGAAAAGCTTCAGCCGATGGAACTGGTGCAGAAGTATACCAACCTGTTTCATTGGGCCATGCGGCGGTTTGGGAACCTCGACCCCAGCATAGAGCCTACGGCTACCGGGCACATCGTGGAGCAGATCGATATGATCGAACAGATCATTTCAGCGGGATATGCTTATGTGGTCAACGGGTCGGTTTATTTCGACGTGGAGAAATACAATGCCTATTACAAAGAACAGGGACAGCCGTATGGAATCCTAAGCGGCAGGATCCTGGAAGATTTGGAGGAAAGCGGTCGTGACCTGGACAACCAGGACGAGAAACGCAACAAGGTGGACTTCGCCCTCTGGAAGAGTGCGCCGCCAGAACACATCATGCGCTGGAGCAGCCCGTGGGGCGAGGGTTTTCCGGGCTGGCACATCGAGTGCTCGGCCATGAGCACCAAGTACCTGGGGGGGCGTTTTGATATCCACGGCGGCGGGATGGACCTGCAGTTCCCGCACCACGAGTGTGAGATCGCGCAAAGTACGGTGTGCAACCACGAGCTGCCGGCGCGGTATTGGATTCATAACAACATGATCACCATCAACGGCCGAAAGATGGGGAAAAGCTACAACAATGTCATCAAGCTGACGGAGTTGTTTAGCGGGAATCATCCCTTGCTGGAACAGGCGTATTCACCCATGACGATCCGTTTTTTTATCCTGCAGACGCACTACAGGAGTACGCTGGATTTTGGCAATGAAGCGCTGAAAGCGGCGGACAAAGGATTGAGGCGGCTTTGGGAGGCGTATGACGTGCTGAAGCGGCTGCCGGTGTTCACCGGGACCGGGACCTCGGACCTGGATACCAAGGTGGGCGGACTCCTGGACGGGATGGATGAGTTCATGAACGACGACCTGAATACCGCCAAGGTGCTCGCCAACCTTTTCGAACTGGTCCCCGTGATCAATGGGATCAGGGATAGACACATCGGCGCGGGCACGCTCAACGCGGACACCCACGGACGGCTGCAGCGGTATTTTAAGGCTTACCTGGAAGACATCTTTGGTTTGCAGGACGAAAAGACAGGGAACAACCAGGTCCTCGACGGTGTTCTGGAACTGTTGATCGAGCTCCGTAAGGAGGCCCGGACCAAAAAGGACTACGCTACCTCGGACAAGATCCGGAATCAATTGCTGGAGCTTGGAGTGCTGCTTAAGGACGAGAAGGACGGCAGCGTCAGCATTACGTTCAGCTGA
- a CDS encoding rhomboid family intramembrane serine protease, with protein MAVTEKNSRRRILLGESNNALFNLVAINAVIFVILGFIQIIYKVTTQAGPPTSSELFQKHVLDWIALPGNFSTFATRPWTLLTAMFIHVDAWLLISNMLWLWAFGYILQDLTGNRQIVPLYLYGGLAGGVVFLAICTLSPGLRGFSPELIGANAGIMAIAIATTMVSPDYRIFPMLNGGIPLWILTIVYVAIDLAGVGGAPYAYHLSHAAGAAMGFVFVQELRKGRDWGGWMHSLYQWVMNLANPNNVKEKKVFKKELFYKNQGNPPYTKTPLITQQKVDELLDKISQKGYQHLTEEEREFLKRASEEEEL; from the coding sequence ATGGCAGTTACGGAAAAAAATAGCCGGCGCAGGATCCTGCTGGGAGAGTCCAACAATGCCCTATTCAACCTGGTGGCGATAAACGCCGTCATCTTCGTCATACTGGGGTTCATCCAGATCATTTATAAGGTCACCACCCAGGCCGGGCCCCCGACCTCGTCCGAGTTGTTTCAAAAGCACGTGCTGGACTGGATAGCCCTGCCGGGTAACTTTTCCACGTTCGCCACCCGGCCCTGGACGTTACTCACGGCCATGTTTATCCACGTGGACGCCTGGCTGCTCATCAGCAATATGCTTTGGCTTTGGGCCTTTGGGTACATCCTTCAGGATCTTACGGGCAACCGCCAGATCGTCCCCTTGTACCTGTACGGCGGCCTTGCCGGCGGCGTGGTTTTCCTGGCGATTTGTACGCTTAGCCCCGGCCTGAGAGGGTTTTCACCTGAGCTCATCGGCGCCAATGCGGGGATCATGGCGATCGCCATCGCCACCACCATGGTATCGCCGGATTACCGGATATTCCCCATGCTCAACGGAGGCATTCCCCTGTGGATCCTGACCATTGTGTACGTGGCCATCGACCTGGCCGGGGTAGGGGGCGCGCCTTACGCGTATCACCTGTCCCACGCGGCGGGGGCCGCCATGGGCTTTGTTTTCGTGCAAGAGCTGCGCAAGGGGCGTGACTGGGGCGGGTGGATGCACAGCCTCTACCAATGGGTCATGAACCTCGCCAACCCGAACAATGTCAAGGAAAAGAAGGTGTTTAAAAAAGAACTGTTCTATAAAAACCAGGGTAATCCGCCTTACACGAAGACGCCATTGATCACCCAACAAAAAGTAGACGAGCTTCTCGATAAGATCTCGCAAAAGGGCTACCAACACCTCACGGAGGAGGAACGGGAGTTCCTGAAACGGGCTAGCGAAGAAGAAGAGTTGTAA
- a CDS encoding glycosyltransferase family protein — protein MESRSFIFAVQGEGRGHLTQAISVYEMLVSRGFKVHAILVGSSQRRELPEFFKRKIPVPIIPFQSPNFITDPGNKSIRLGATLWKTLKGFRKYGRSLRLIRDTLHQYKPDALINFYEPLVGWYGRWYKEETRIIGIAHQYVYLHPGFEFPEGRRMDRMIIRNYTRLTAMGADALLALSFYPLPPCADKRIKVLPPLLRKEVFEQDIHRQPFLLAYVLNAGYMQDIINWHKAHPETELHCFTDSKAVKGKWRYDDTLCFHSLDDKKFLTMMASCRGLVCTAGFESVCEALYLGKPALMIPVGGHFEQFCNARDAVKAGAGIYDTGFRIDRLLDFIPHYTPSEPYRRWIKGVEYDVLSAIDRVLPLAPQLNVMLTLPSFSSLSSTPSSSN, from the coding sequence ATGGAAAGCCGCTCGTTTATTTTTGCTGTGCAGGGAGAAGGCAGAGGTCACCTCACCCAGGCCATTTCGGTGTATGAAATGCTTGTCAGCCGTGGATTCAAGGTGCACGCTATTTTGGTGGGCAGCAGCCAGCGGCGGGAGCTTCCCGAATTCTTTAAACGAAAGATCCCGGTTCCCATCATTCCCTTTCAAAGCCCGAATTTCATCACCGACCCCGGTAACAAATCCATACGGCTCGGCGCTACGCTCTGGAAAACCTTGAAAGGGTTCCGCAAGTACGGGCGGAGCCTCCGGTTGATCCGTGACACCCTCCACCAATACAAACCGGACGCCCTCATAAATTTCTACGAACCGCTGGTAGGCTGGTACGGGCGCTGGTATAAGGAAGAGACCCGCATCATCGGTATCGCCCACCAATACGTTTACTTACACCCCGGTTTCGAATTCCCCGAGGGCCGGCGGATGGACCGGATGATCATCCGGAATTATACCCGGCTGACCGCTATGGGCGCCGACGCGCTGCTGGCTCTTTCGTTTTACCCCCTTCCCCCCTGCGCCGACAAGCGGATCAAGGTCCTTCCACCCCTGCTCCGGAAAGAGGTCTTCGAGCAGGACATCCACCGCCAGCCCTTCTTGCTGGCCTACGTCCTGAACGCCGGATACATGCAGGACATCATCAACTGGCACAAAGCCCACCCCGAAACGGAGCTGCATTGTTTTACGGACAGCAAGGCCGTCAAAGGCAAGTGGCGCTACGACGACACCCTTTGTTTCCACTCCCTGGATGATAAGAAATTCCTGACCATGATGGCCAGTTGCCGGGGGCTGGTATGCACTGCCGGTTTCGAATCCGTGTGCGAAGCCCTCTACCTGGGGAAACCCGCCCTGATGATCCCCGTGGGCGGTCATTTTGAGCAATTCTGCAACGCCCGGGACGCTGTAAAGGCCGGGGCCGGTATCTATGACACCGGGTTCCGTATAGACCGGCTTCTGGATTTTATCCCCCATTATACCCCCTCGGAGCCCTACCGCCGCTGGATAAAAGGCGTGGAATATGACGTATTGAGCGCCATCGACAGGGTACTGCCCCTGGCGCCTCAGCTGAACGTAATGCTGACGCTGCCGTCCTTCTCGTCCTTAAGCAGCACTCCAAGCTCCAGCAATTGA